A single window of Treponema denticola ATCC 35405 DNA harbors:
- a CDS encoding CPBP family intramembrane glutamic endopeptidase: MNKKVIKDLCILFILYFFAFFMLSYAGKFLFKNFYNYYYTLFVKYNGIFGSLLFLLFIIIFYLFYSKDLKIIFTYKKLNFSFVVKGLIYLSSIMMIYYIISFIFDNSFLFNFFKYFNDVLTGKKNITVYDILILEKLQRPRFEPFMLIGTVIIGPIFEEIFYRGLLYNKLKEISNTLIAVFISSILFAFLHIPGYGFNIKMFSLVLDGILLTYCYEKTDNIYVPILVHSINNFFIFLFKYVYFYFLIVIYFIIFIAGIIMAIQEIKIYLKKRKIFNEVQTDTLAETEN, translated from the coding sequence ATTAATAAAAAAGTAATAAAAGATCTGTGCATTCTTTTTATATTGTATTTTTTTGCGTTTTTTATGCTTTCTTATGCCGGTAAGTTTCTTTTTAAAAATTTTTATAATTACTATTATACCTTATTTGTTAAATATAATGGAATTTTCGGTAGTTTATTATTTTTATTATTTATAATTATTTTCTATTTATTTTATTCAAAAGATTTAAAGATAATATTTACTTATAAAAAATTAAATTTTTCTTTTGTTGTAAAAGGGTTGATTTATCTGTCATCAATCATGATGATATATTATATAATATCCTTTATTTTTGATAATTCTTTTCTTTTTAATTTTTTTAAATATTTTAATGATGTTTTAACGGGTAAAAAAAATATTACTGTATATGATATTTTGATTTTAGAAAAATTGCAAAGACCTCGTTTTGAACCTTTTATGCTTATAGGTACCGTAATCATTGGCCCTATTTTTGAAGAAATATTTTATAGAGGCCTTCTATATAATAAATTAAAAGAAATAAGCAATACCCTTATTGCTGTATTTATTTCTTCAATACTTTTTGCTTTTTTACATATCCCCGGTTACGGATTTAATATAAAAATGTTTTCTCTTGTGCTTGACGGTATTTTATTGACTTATTGTTATGAAAAAACCGATAATATTTATGTTCCTATTCTTGTTCATTCAATTAATAATTTTTTTATATTTTTATTTAAATATGTATATTTTTATTTTTTAATAGTTATTTATTTTATAATTTTTATTGCCGGTATAATAATGGCTATACAAGAAATAAAAATATACCTAAAAAAGAGAAAGATTTTTAATGAAGTACAAACCGATACTTTAGCCGAGACTGAAAACTAA
- a CDS encoding HDOD domain-containing protein yields the protein MLPSKEEAERLLEEAYLKNPGPWREHSIVAAKCAQKIASACKDLDPVKAYILGLLHDIGRREGVTALAHVIDGYEYLMKLGYDEAARVCITHSFSIKKIETYIGKNDVSPEAYKKIKKLIDEYEYDDYDRLIQLCDSIALPQGSAKIEERMGDVKKRHGYYPQDKWNKHIELKKYFEQKSGLEIDELGIRV from the coding sequence ATGTTACCTTCTAAAGAAGAAGCTGAAAGATTACTTGAAGAAGCTTATTTAAAAAATCCCGGCCCTTGGAGAGAACACTCCATTGTTGCAGCCAAGTGTGCACAAAAAATTGCCTCAGCCTGTAAGGACTTAGATCCTGTCAAGGCCTATATCTTGGGACTTCTTCACGATATAGGACGGAGGGAAGGCGTAACAGCCCTTGCCCATGTAATAGACGGTTATGAGTATCTTATGAAATTAGGCTATGATGAGGCTGCCCGAGTATGTATAACTCATTCTTTTTCTATAAAAAAAATAGAAACCTACATCGGCAAAAACGATGTCAGCCCTGAAGCGTATAAAAAAATAAAAAAGCTTATCGACGAATACGAATATGACGATTACGACAGGCTCATTCAGCTATGCGACAGCATTGCTCTCCCTCAAGGCTCTGCAAAAATCGAAGAGAGAATGGGCGATGTAAAAAAACGCCACGGTTATTATCCCCAAGACAAATGGAACAAACATATCGAACTAAAAAAATACTTTGAACAAAAATCCGGCTTGGAGATAGATGAGCTAGGGATTAGGGTGTAG
- a CDS encoding TldD/PmbA family protein codes for MSGFDGIKHAEFILDALKKEGADKATTRVSKSVKSEMNIDAGRLSLYRSTTDISVAMTSLVETKKGHISGNDLSEKTLKEEAAKVVALSRSSEKDDGNDIAPMQKGETLSYGDTEPNNEKMYERLKEFLDYTKSAYPTLQLNQCVLDFTRSEQILANSNGVRFTQSSGIYNFTAMFFAKDDKGTSSFNYSGAAHLNLDKPLKDWGNLDEIMRENCGQTVTAPLSGSFKGDIVITPMSMIDFAGTMIGLFMSNMPLITGTSIWKDKLNQKVLSDLFTLHSFPRRPAGTELESLYTGDGFKTENKTLIEKGVLKDFVLSLYGSKKTGLPRCVSGGEGLIIESGNTAKADMIKNVKKGILLGRFSGGNPAANGDFSGVAKNSYLIENGEITKPLSETMIAGNIVKMFSDIISVSKEKVDYGNAIVPWMHSTGITISGK; via the coding sequence ATGAGCGGATTTGACGGAATAAAACATGCGGAATTTATCTTGGATGCCCTTAAAAAAGAGGGAGCCGATAAGGCAACAACAAGGGTTTCAAAAAGCGTAAAAAGCGAAATGAATATTGATGCAGGCCGTTTAAGCCTTTATAGGAGTACCACCGATATCTCAGTTGCAATGACCTCTCTTGTAGAAACCAAGAAGGGGCATATTTCGGGAAATGATTTAAGCGAAAAAACCTTAAAAGAAGAGGCTGCAAAAGTTGTTGCCCTTTCACGATCTTCCGAAAAGGATGATGGAAACGATATTGCGCCTATGCAAAAGGGAGAAACTCTTTCCTACGGCGATACGGAACCCAATAACGAAAAAATGTATGAGAGGCTGAAAGAATTTTTGGATTATACAAAATCGGCCTACCCTACCTTACAATTAAATCAATGTGTTTTAGACTTTACAAGAAGCGAGCAAATCCTTGCAAACTCAAACGGAGTGCGCTTTACACAAAGCTCAGGCATATACAATTTTACGGCAATGTTTTTTGCAAAAGACGACAAGGGTACGAGCAGCTTTAACTATAGCGGAGCCGCTCACCTTAACTTGGATAAGCCCTTAAAGGACTGGGGAAACCTCGATGAGATAATGAGGGAAAACTGCGGTCAAACGGTTACCGCCCCTCTTTCAGGTTCCTTTAAAGGGGATATAGTCATAACTCCTATGAGTATGATAGATTTTGCAGGTACGATGATAGGGCTTTTTATGAGCAACATGCCCCTAATTACAGGCACTTCTATTTGGAAGGATAAATTAAATCAAAAAGTACTATCGGATTTATTTACCCTCCATTCGTTTCCTCGAAGACCGGCGGGCACTGAACTTGAAAGCCTTTACACCGGAGACGGCTTTAAAACCGAAAACAAAACACTTATTGAAAAGGGCGTTTTAAAAGACTTTGTTTTGAGCCTTTACGGTTCCAAAAAAACAGGCCTTCCCCGCTGCGTTTCGGGAGGAGAAGGCTTAATAATAGAAAGCGGAAATACGGCAAAGGCTGATATGATTAAGAATGTCAAAAAAGGAATTTTACTCGGCCGTTTTTCAGGCGGAAACCCTGCCGCAAACGGAGACTTTTCGGGCGTTGCAAAAAATTCCTACCTCATCGAAAACGGCGAAATTACAAAACCTCTTTCCGAAACGATGATAGCAGGAAACATCGTAAAGATGTTCAGCGATATAATTTCCGTTTCAAAAGAAAAAGTCGACTACGGAAACGCAATAGTTCCGTGGATGCATTCTACAGGCATTACAATTTCGGGAAAGTAA